The Onthophagus taurus isolate NC chromosome 2, IU_Otau_3.0, whole genome shotgun sequence genome includes a window with the following:
- the LOC111427123 gene encoding tetraspanin-5-like yields MKLQINENVVKFALLGFNFIFSILSVALIALGIVYGDELGLLKRYVGLEFLELPTLLIVLGCLSFAASLLGCYCARNNNQKLLKFFIVFIALLLALELTISLISFFNMDESLESNARNIMKVQLLSHVPSDKNEFHQVESYWKCCGIDSGQDYIAINTSAGCCDEIPYQCSLEVPSNVTNLIKPGCLEIVVENIYQIALEIGCYSASFCILQFSEIICVLLRTISP; encoded by the exons ATGAAGTtacaaataaacgaaaacgTCGTGAAGTTTGCTTTACTcggttttaatttcatattttca aTCTTAAGTGTTGCTTTAATCGCTTTGGGAATTGTTTATGGCGACGAATTAGGTCTTTTAAAACGCTACGTTGGACTCGAATTCCTAGAACTGCCTACGTTGCTAATCGTTTTGGGTTGTTTAAGTTTCGCCGCGTCTTTATTGGGTTGTTATTGCGCGCggaataataatcaaaaacttttgaaattt tttatagtttttatcgCTTTATTATTGGCTTTGGAATTAACGATTTcgttaatttcattttttaatatggacGAATCGCTCGAATCCAACGCAAGAAACATCATGAAAGTACAACTTTTAAGTCATGTTCCGTCGGATAAAAACGAATTCCATCAGGTGGAGAGTTAC tgGAAATGCTGTGGTATTGATAGCGGTCAAGATTACATCGCAATAAATACATCAGCAGGATGTTGCGATGAAATTCCTTATCAATGCAGCTTGGAAGTTCCCTCTAATGTAACGAACTTAATAAAGCCGGGTTGTTTAGAAATCgtagtcgaaaatatttatcaaatagCATTGGAAATCGGTTGTTACAGCGCATCTTTTTGCATTTTGCAATTCTCCGAAATTATTTGTGTATTATTAAGAACAATTTCACCTTAa
- the LOC111427387 gene encoding CD63 antigen-like, producing the protein MGCATKCVAWFVFIFNIILACLGIAILTVGILFQLNVINYIIPVTDVKESLDYLPIIIIVIGSLIFLTGILGCISAGRGNTKLLWTYVVVLILIFAIQICLGVFIMFQVHCETDIQNRINSHLLEGINNYNGNNTVIKTRIDALQRRFDCCGIESPNDWNTDGSGVLPPSCCENNEKCGINSDDIFTRGCGPLILDNFNNVVRITYILAFAVAAQQFMGVIFAFILITSIRNEERRSNYR; encoded by the exons ATGGGTTGTGCTACAAAGTGCGTTGCttggtttgtttttatttttaatattatattagcg TGTCTTGGCATCGCAATTTTAACAGTGGGTATCTTATTCCAACTCAATGTGATAAATTACATAATTCCAGTAACCGATGTAAAAGAATCCTTGGATTATCTACCAATTATCATCATTGTTATTGGTAGTTTAATATTCTTAACTGGAATTTTAGGCTGTATAAGCGCAGGAAGAGGCAACACAAAATTGTTATGGACT tacGTTGtcgttttaatattaatattcgCGATACAAATATGTCTCGGAGTATTTATAATGTTTCAAGTTCATTGCGAAACCGACATCCAAAATAGAATTAATTCGCATTTATTGGAaggaattaataattataacggCAATAATACAGTCATTAAAACAAGAATTGATGCATTACAGAGACga tTCGATTGTTGCGGAATTGAGTCCCCAAACGATTGGAACACCGATGGAAGTGGCGTATTACCACCAAGTTGTTGCGAAAACAACGAAAAATGTGGCATTAATTCCGATGATATTTTTACGAGGGGTTGTGGTCCCTTAATCCtggataattttaataatgtcgTTAGAATTACCTACATTTTAGCATTTGCAGTTGCAGCTCAACAG TTTATGGGGGTTATATTtgcatttatattaataacatcGATAAGGAACGAAGAGAGAAGAAGTAATTATCGATAA
- the LOC111427390 gene encoding uncharacterized protein, with product MTCFKKMSYYVIVHQKIFLLTLNIICKILGIMLIFSYIKSPTFILLPIGCLMFIIPYFGCAGSFFENRIILIGYGAVQLSFFTAQLILLLLYLFGKFSYAHKSLTKVDQDLETFSCFEWFILAISAILEFVGGSFSIYISNKLELLNINYNNFENDNDDVKIIEFESENISL from the exons atgacgtgtttcaaaaaaatgtcTTATTACGTTATCGTGCATCAAAAAATCTtcttattaacattaaatattatttgtaaG atACTTGgtattatgttaatattttcttatattaaaAGTCCGACATTTATTTTGTTACCAATCGGctgtttaatgtttataattccATATTTTGGATGTGCAGGATCGTTTTTCGAAAATCGAATTATCTTAATAGGA tatgGTGCTGTACAACTATCATTTTTTACTGCACAACTTATTTTGTTgctgttatatttatttggaaaGTTTTCTTACGCTCATAAATCTTTAACAAAAGTGGATCAG gatTTAGAAACGTTTTCGTGTTTCGAGTGGTTTATTTTAGCCATTTCCGCTATTTTAGAG tttgttGGTGGaagtttttctatttatatatcaaataaattagaactgttgaatataaattataataatttcgaAAATGATAACGACGATGTAAAAATCATTGAATTCGAATCAGAAAACATctcattataa
- the LOC111427389 gene encoding CD63 antigen-like isoform X1 — protein MGCASGIAKYSLFLFNLLCLLLGLAMLVVGIIFQLNISDITESIPDEYSTISYIPILMIVVGSIVFVIAFFGCCGAVKESTCMLTTYAVILLIILVIQVAFGTLAFLQTKNTDDLRTQFGVVFQRLMEKYNSAPPQSHEAVDLIQQSLKCCGTTGPHSWVGILSLPPDSCCAGPKGTCNNFQDFFFQGCKDALFDFTRDTIKIIGIIFISIAAVELVGAIFALCLSSSIKNSHRRGAYA, from the exons atggGGTGCGCATCCGGTATAGCTAAATACAGTTTGTTTTTGTTCAACTTATTATGCTTG CTGCTTGGTTTGGCAATGTTAGTTGTTGGTATAATTTTCCAACTCAACATCAGTGACATCACCGAGTCAATACCAGATGAATATTCGACAATTTCTTACATACCAATATTAATGATAGTGGTTGGATCGATAGTTTTTGTGATAGCCTTTTTCGGTTGTTGTGGAGCTGTAAAAGAAAGTACCTGCATGCTAACAACT taTGCAGTCAtcttattgataattttagtAATTCAAGTGGCGTTTGGTACTTTGGCTTTCTTACAAACTAAAAATACTGATGATTTAAGAACCCAATTTGGTGTTGTTTTCCAACGATTAATGGAGAAGTACAATTCAGCACCACCCCAATCACATGAAGCAGTTGATCTTATTCAACAATCT CTTAAATGTTGTGGAACTACAGGACCGCACTCATGGGTGGGCATCCTTTCTTTACCACCAGACAGTTGTTGTGCAGGGCCAAAGGGTACTTGTAATAACTTCCAGGATTTCTTTTTCCAAGGATGTAAAGATGctttgtttgattttactaGGGAtactattaaaataatcggtATCATTTTTATAAGTATCGCCGCTGTCGAG ctGGTTGGAGCAATTTTCGCTTTATGCCTTTCAAGTTCGATAAAAAATAGTCACAGAAGAGGAGCTTATGCGTAA
- the LOC111427389 gene encoding CD63 antigen-like isoform X2, with translation MACAMGIVRFIMFGFNLICALLGLAMLVVGIIFQLNISDITESIPDEYSTISYIPILMIVVGSIVFVIAFFGCCGAVKESTCMLTTYAVILLIILVIQVAFGTLAFLQTKNTDDLRTQFGVVFQRLMEKYNSAPPQSHEAVDLIQQSLKCCGTTGPHSWVGILSLPPDSCCAGPKGTCNNFQDFFFQGCKDALFDFTRDTIKIIGIIFISIAAVELVGAIFALCLSSSIKNSHRRGAYA, from the exons ATGGCGTGTGCAATGGGAATAGTAAGATTTATTATGTTCgggtttaatttaatttgtgcG CTGCTTGGTTTGGCAATGTTAGTTGTTGGTATAATTTTCCAACTCAACATCAGTGACATCACCGAGTCAATACCAGATGAATATTCGACAATTTCTTACATACCAATATTAATGATAGTGGTTGGATCGATAGTTTTTGTGATAGCCTTTTTCGGTTGTTGTGGAGCTGTAAAAGAAAGTACCTGCATGCTAACAACT taTGCAGTCAtcttattgataattttagtAATTCAAGTGGCGTTTGGTACTTTGGCTTTCTTACAAACTAAAAATACTGATGATTTAAGAACCCAATTTGGTGTTGTTTTCCAACGATTAATGGAGAAGTACAATTCAGCACCACCCCAATCACATGAAGCAGTTGATCTTATTCAACAATCT CTTAAATGTTGTGGAACTACAGGACCGCACTCATGGGTGGGCATCCTTTCTTTACCACCAGACAGTTGTTGTGCAGGGCCAAAGGGTACTTGTAATAACTTCCAGGATTTCTTTTTCCAAGGATGTAAAGATGctttgtttgattttactaGGGAtactattaaaataatcggtATCATTTTTATAAGTATCGCCGCTGTCGAG ctGGTTGGAGCAATTTTCGCTTTATGCCTTTCAAGTTCGATAAAAAATAGTCACAGAAGAGGAGCTTATGCGTAA
- the LOC111427386 gene encoding CD151 antigen-like translates to MGCSVECTKCLVIVFSIIYAIVGVASISIGVYYFTQELQILRNLNDETRTAAENIDDAAMALTWGAFLFIITGVLELVFALIGIGSAWKENNGLIKIYGILLVLMITLHLILTGLSFAKTSNENTFNETKEKMYNNFKQYLNETAQSRNVQNYFEEQYHCCGLDTYRDYDVVLEMSPIPQSCCEHKAVICDSMHQKYYSLGCYSAVTSKITFHYKTVGVVSAIVAILEVFGAVMTFYFVNTIRNEKRRIYT, encoded by the exons atgggTTGTTCTGTTGAGTGCACAAAGTGTTTGGTGATCGTTTTCAGTATTATTTACGCT atTGTTGGTGTCGCTTCTATATCAATAGGTGTATATTATTTCACGCAAGaattacaaatattaagaaatttaaacgaCGAAACGAGAACTGCGGCGGAAAATATCGATGACGCTGCGATGGCTTTAACGTGGGGCGcctttttattcataattacAGGTGTTTTGGAGCTTGTTTTTGCTTTGATAGGAATTGGTAGTGCGTGGAAAGAAAATAATGGTCTAATTAAAATA tacGGCATCTTATTAGTTTTAATGATCActcttcatttaattttaaccggATTATCTTTCGCCAAGACTTCCAATGAAAACACCTTTAAtgaaaccaaagaaaaaatgtacAATAATTTCAAACAATACTTAAATGAAACTGCTCAATCAAGAAAcgtacaaaattattttgaggAGCAG tatcaTTGTTGTGGATTGGACACGTATAGAGACTACGATGTTGTACTGGAAATGTCACCGATTCCACAATCCTGTTGTGAGCACAAAGCTGTCATTTGTGATAGCATGCATCAAAAGTATTACAGCTTAGGTTGTTATTCGGCAGTTACCAGTAAAATTACTTTCCATTATAAAACCGTAGGAGTAGTATCAGCGATCGTGGCGATTTTAGAG